In Sorex araneus isolate mSorAra2 chromosome 11, mSorAra2.pri, whole genome shotgun sequence, the sequence GGACATTCCCTGTTGGGGTGGAAGAGCTGACCCAGGCGAGTAGAGGCGACCCTTGCAGTGCAGGTCCGTTGTTTCACAGGGACACTGGCATGgggtacagagctgggagcatgAGCCAGTCCTCACTTCCACTGTGGcacctctctgcctcctccattCTCTGCTGTGCCTCTTGGAGACCTCGGGCTGCGCACAGAAAAGACAAGTCTGTAGGGCCCAACTCCCTACCCAGGGAGCAGAAGACCCCAAACCTTAGCACCCTGGAAGAAGTGCTGCCCTGTACCCTGGCCAGCTCTCCGACCACCATGTTGCCTTCTCTGCCCTCCCATTAACTCCCACGGAGCCCTGTCCCACACCGTGGCCTCCAAGCTCCTGGGAAGAATCCCCCAGTATCTGGTCTTTTTGTTTGGAGACATTACCCAGTGGTCTTGTGTGTACAGGATTGAACCCGAGGGCCCCCATGCAAAATGTGCACTCCAGTCTTCAGAGCCAGCTCCCCAGCCCAGTGCCTGGCCTTTCGACCCCAGTCTGGTTCCTCCTTACCCCAGCTCTGGAGTCTGCTGTAACTCTCACCTGTGGCTATGGCCCTGCACTTCTGGCCCATCCTTCTAGGTTCAGATGAGGGGCCTTCACAGAGTTGTCTGGGGGACCCTCATGGCACTTGGTAGTCTGTCGCGAGCACCAAAGTGAGCCTGTGAGTACACAGAACAGGCCCTGTCAGTTGGGGACCTACCAGCATCTCCAGTGGGCTGAAGCTCCTGAGGACTGACTTCCCCGCTTTGGTTCTCGTAGGGGCAGGACCACTGGTGCCTAGATGCTGCTCACTGCTGGCCAGGCCAAGCTGGAGGAGCATGGGGTGTACTTGATGGGGACAGACAGCTCAGAGAAGGGGGCAGTGCATGTGATGTCCATCAGATGGTCCGGTGAGCTGGTTATCTTGTAAACTGCACCACCTGAGGCAAGGTCTTGGCTCCAATGCCTGCAGTTACCCCCAAATGGTATTGGGTTCCAGACCCTCTGTGGGAACTGTCTGGCCCAcaatactctgtgtgtgtgtgtgtgtgtgtgtgtgtgtgtgtttatcctacccccacccacacccccacaagTGGCTGACTCCTCACCTGCCAGTCTGCCCTGCCTCCCAGGGCCTGTCTCCCAGTTCTTCCTCCTGTCACACAGGACACAGCTACCCCTTGGGACCCTAGATTTTGAGGAGGATGGCAGAAAAATGCAGGGGGCCCATGCTCTGAAGTCCAGTCCCTTTTTAGTAGTGACATCCCAGTCACTTTGACCAAGAGAGCCCCAGGAGAAAGGCCAGTCAGGCTAAGGTATTAACAAAGAGCCTCAAGCAAGAAGCAGGTTTGTGGGGTGCAGCGGCTCCAGGACCAGCTCTGTGGATGCACATTgctgggctacctccctccagGGCACTGCAGAGACTAAGACACGGTATACCCTGGTGTGTCAAGTGGCCTTGGCTCTGCCATGTGACATCTGCCTGGTGTCACTATGGGGGAGTCTGCATGCTTCTCTGGACTCTGGCTCCACACTCATCTTCCCGGCCACCAACCTGGAACTGAGTGCTCCCTCCCTCAGCCTTCACCCCAAGAGCACAGCAAGAATCTTAGGCCAACAGCAGATTCCCAGGGGGTTCTGAGCAACAGAGGCTGCTGGGTCCCCATATAAGAAGCCTGGAATGGAGTTTTCACCTTTCCAAGCACCAAGGAGAATCTAAGAGAGGTAAACAAGGTGTTGGCCCTGGTTCCAACAGGCTGATCCAGGCCACAAAGACCCAGAGTAACAGAACTCGTCCTTACCACCTAGATTCTGCCTAGGTTCTACACAAGGGTTCTGAGTGCAGCCTGTCCACCAGGACTCTAGTACCAGGGTCCTGGATCCCAGTCTACTTGCTACCCTAGTCACTGTACCCCATGTCTCCCATTGCTGCTGGTCCCAGTCCAGCTGCCAGGTCAAATGCACAGGCCATTGCTCACCCTGAAACCAACAGGCATCATCCTTTAGGAAGGGGGGGACAGGGAACCCAGTGATGCCAGGGGCTatacccagctcagtgctcaggggaccttctgccCTGGATCCTGCCCTGACTGTCCCCCCCTCCTCCTGACCAGAAGAAGGCCATTCTCAGAACCAGTCAGGCCCTCCTCCTCAGAACACACATCTGTCCACCTGTCCAGACCCAGGGACCCACCCACCCACGGCACTGCTGGCCCATGTGCCTGGCCACCCATCTCATTACTGCTAAGGTGCTGCACTCAGCCAGCCGGCTTTTGGCACCAAGGGGGAGCTTCTCCCCCTTGTCTGGCCTGGAGTGTCTGGCCTGGacccccacactccctgcccaGCCTAACTAAACCACAGCAGTTCCTCTTAGGCCCCATAAGGTCCAAGGGCACACACAAGCCCTAGAGTGGGGGTGTCATCATGCCTCAAGGAGCTGCAGGACTGGACCTCCTGGAACCATGACCAATGCAGGGCCAGTCCTCACTGTCAGGAAATGAGCCTGGGAAACAGTgatgggagctgggggctgggcagacCCCCTACCACCCCGGGCTTGCCCTGAGATGGTGAAATCACTGTTagcagaagcaggggtgggggagggggaaggtacCAGAGTCCTGGGGCTGCTTCCTTCCTGTGGAGGGGGTGCAGGCACTCCTGCCAGGCCAGCCTGGTTCCCAGGGTTCTAGGGCCGTCCCCCCAGCCCAGTCCCCACTCCCAGCAGCCCGGCTTTATGACTTCACATGCTGAAGTCACGCAGGGACAATGCTGAGCGTTCCACCCCTCTGAGCCCAGGCCCAGCCAAGCACACTGCTCCCTACAGTGCACATGAGTACGATGCCCACTGGCACCTGTGGGGAGGGGATGTAGAAGGCGGCGGCACCGGCCGCTCCTGGCACCATGGACGATGCCGCGGTCTTAAGGAAGAAGGGTTACATCGTGGGCATCAATCTTGGCAAGGGCTCCTATGCAAAAGTCAAATCTGCCTACTCCGAGCGCCTCAAGTTTAACGTAGCCGTCAAGATCATCGACCGCAAGAAAACACCCACCGACTTTGTGGAGAGATTCCTTCCTCGGGAGATGGACATCCTGGCCACAGTGAACCACCGCTCCATCATCAAGACCTACGAGATCTTCGAGACGTCCGATGGACGCATCTACATCGTCATGGAGCTTGGCGTCCAGGGTGACCTCCTTGAGTTCATCAAGTGCCGAGGGGCTCTGCACGAGGATGTCGCTCGCAAGATGTTCCGCCAGCTCTCCTCGGCCGTCAAGTACTGCCACGACCTGGATGTCGTCCACCGAGACCTCAAGTGCGAGAACCTTCTCCTTGACAAGGACTTCAACATCAAGCTGTCCGACTTCGGCTTCTCCAAGCGCTGCCTGCGGGACGGCACTGGGCGCATCATCCTCAGCAAGACCTTCTGTGGGTCGGCGGCCTACGCAGCTCCCGAGGTGCTGCAGGGCATCCCCTACCAGCCCAAGGTGTACGACATCTGGAGCCTGGGTGTGATTCTCTACATCATGGTCTGTGGCTCCATGCCCTATGACGACTCTGACATCAAGAAGATGCTGCGCATCCAGAAGGAGCACCGCGTGGACTTCCCCCGCTCCAAGAACCTGACGGGCGAGTGCAAGGATCTCATCTATCGCATCCTGCAGCCTGATGTCAACCGGCGGCTGCACATTGATGAGATCCTCAGTCACTCGTGGCTGCAGCTTCCGAAGCCCAAAGCTatgtcttcctcctcctttaagagggagggagaaggcaagTACCGGGCTGAGTGCAAACTGGATGCCCGGCCAGGTGCCAGGCCCGAGCACCGGCCCGAGCACCGGCCTGAGCACCGACCTGACCACAAGCTGGGGGCCAAAACCCAGCACCGGCTGCTGGTGATGCCCGAGAATGATGACAGGATGGAGGACCGGCTGGCCGAGACCTCCAGAACCAAAGACCATCATCACAACCCTGGAGCTGAGGCGGGGAAAGCGAGCACCTAGTGTGCCAAGGGCCCTGGGCGCAGCGCACTGCTGCACCCACATAAACTAAGTAGGCAAATAGGAGCTGAAGAAGGCACAGGTGCAAGGAACAAGTAAAATCCGTCATTAAACCGCTATTTTGATTACGTTCTATTAGCTTTCTTCCACTTCGTAGCAAAGACGATCATTACTGACCACCAAATAAACCACAAAGTGAATACAAGCATCGAGAGTACCCCCCGCGGAGTCTTTTTCTCTAGGACTCAGCCATCTGCCCTCCCTGCGGCGTGGGGCCCCAGCCTAGGCTGATTCACAGTGAGGTCTGGTGGGCAACGGAGGACCATGGCTGAGGGCCCCCGCCTCTAGACCTGCCCCAGACCCAGCACCCCGGGCCCACCAGGGCGGTGCCTCCAGGGCGGtgcctctccctggccctcccacTCAGCAGACGGCCCCTTCTATGATCCTCTTTGCCCTCCATTTCCACAACTGGTACCTGTGccttctgcctccctcctccctgaggCTGCACCAACccagcccttcctttctctctggaCAGCAAACCTGCCGCCTCCCACCTTCTGATCAATGTGTTCACTGGGGAACACATTGCCCCTGACTCTCACCAGTCAGTGGCAAGTACTGGGCCTTAGGAGGCTTGACCCAGGCATCACTCCCTCTGCACCTTATTCATACCCTTGCCAACCCTGCTCCCCACTTCGTGAGGAATTCCCTTGGCGCCAGGCCCACCTTTCTCTACCAGAGAAAAGCAACTCAAAAGTGGCCTCTCCTGACTGGGCAGTTCATCCCTGGGTCCATGTTCACCTGCCAACCCAGAAGCTGGCAGAAACATAGGCCATGGGACCCAGGCAGGTGGCAGGTGCGGGGTAAGAATGCAGGCCCTTAGACCCAATCAGGAAAGGGCCACGTTCTGGCCAGGCTGCTCCCAGCTGTGAGGACTGAGCTTCCAAGAGGGCTGGGCAGTGAGTACAAGTTTTGGCGGGACACAGCACGACCCACCAAGGTCTGGAGACCTTTGAGGGAGCCAGCAGCACCCCAAGGATGGGGCCCTTATCTGTGAATCAGCTGGCCCAGAGCCTCCTACAGATGGGCACCAGGTTCTCAGCCCAGACAAGTGCTGGCTGGTTGTTTGGTGCAGGCAACAGCTTTTGACACGGTGTTCAGAGAGCTGTCATGTGGGGGCACCTGCTGGTGGAAGTTACATGGGAGGGGGAGTGACTTAGCAGCATAAGGCAGGATGGCCCTGGGGGCACCGGGGCAGAGGCGAGCGAGGGGCGGGCCGACACAGCACTCCCCACTGCAGTGGGcagcagggcctggagcaatggTGCGGCcaggggaagggcaggtgggGCCCAGCGGCCCTGCCACCCAGAGACCTGCAGTCCAGGCTGGTGTGTGGAGCTGCAGCCTGAGCCACCAGAGCAGAAAGGGGGGTGAGAAGTGGAGGCTCGGACACAGAGGTGCCGTGCCTCCAGCTCAGACCTGAGTTCTGGGTCCTAGGGGTGCCCCCATGACTAAGGCTACAGGAAGAGTCCCCCACCCAGCAGCCTCCCCTGGCCCGGCTCTCCTGACCCTGAGGCACCGCCCAACgggcagcaggagagagggaCAGCCCCACCAGATTGCCCCAGGTGGCCTTTAATGAGGGACTCACAGGAAAGTCTCTGCAAGGCCCAGCGAGGCGCCCGAGGCCTGGTGTGTCGGGTGCCAGCCCGCGGCACAGCACCTTTCTAGAGCTCTTGTGAGAGTCAATGCTTTGGGACTGGGCCTGGGTCCCCTGAAGGCCAGAGTCCCCTGCTGGGTGGCTGCCCGCCCCGCAGGCTCCACGCCAATTCCATTCACCGGGCCTGGGCTGGGGCCTAGAAGAAGTCCGAGGCTTTGCGCCGTGCCGGGAGCTGAAGCAAATTGTCCGTTATAGAGGCCGGGTCCTGGCTGAGCGGGGTCCGAGCAGCCGAGCCAGGAGCGGGTGTGCTTGTGGGTGTCTGGGGCCCACTGGCTGGGGTTTTGAGGTGGGTGGAGCGAGCTGGAGACGGGGTGTAGCTGGCCCGCAGGGCCCGGTCTGTGTACTTGCTGGCTGTCCTGCTCACGAGGCGCTGCAGAGCTGGGGACATAGCTGGGCTCAGGCCTTTGGGGGTGAGGCTGGTAAGAAATGCAGGATTAGGTTAGACcagggaagaaggagaggagacgGCGGCTCTTCAGGGCTCAGGACCCTACAGAGCTCGAGCCCACAGCAGCAAGCCCAACCATGAGGGCGAGTGATGGAGTTGTCCACTGTCTCCAGTGGGGAGTGAGGAACAGTGTTCCCAGGGACGCCAGAGCTGCTGACAGCACAAGGGGCACACAACAAGCCTCCGAAGGATGAGGCCAACAGAAGAGGGAGATGGAAC encodes:
- the TSSK2 gene encoding testis-specific serine/threonine-protein kinase 2; the encoded protein is MDDAAVLRKKGYIVGINLGKGSYAKVKSAYSERLKFNVAVKIIDRKKTPTDFVERFLPREMDILATVNHRSIIKTYEIFETSDGRIYIVMELGVQGDLLEFIKCRGALHEDVARKMFRQLSSAVKYCHDLDVVHRDLKCENLLLDKDFNIKLSDFGFSKRCLRDGTGRIILSKTFCGSAAYAAPEVLQGIPYQPKVYDIWSLGVILYIMVCGSMPYDDSDIKKMLRIQKEHRVDFPRSKNLTGECKDLIYRILQPDVNRRLHIDEILSHSWLQLPKPKAMSSSSFKREGEGKYRAECKLDARPGARPEHRPEHRPEHRPDHKLGAKTQHRLLVMPENDDRMEDRLAETSRTKDHHHNPGAEAGKAST